The DNA window GACATGGATGTCCGCACGATGCGTTAATCGATCAATGAGCGCTTCCGTCATCCGTGCATCGCCGAAGACGTCCGGCCATTTATCAAAATCCAGATTAGTTGTCAGGATAATGCTGCCCAGTTCATGGCGCGTTGAACAAAATTGAAAGA is part of the Sporolituus thermophilus DSM 23256 genome and encodes:
- a CDS encoding ATP-binding protein, with the translated sequence FQFCSTRHELGSIILTTNLDFDKWPDVFGDARMTEALIDRLTHRADIHVMNGESYRFRQTLELRKRVAKEN